The genomic window ACAGGGGCCACGGGAGAGGCTGAAGAAAAGGCTGAAACTCCACAAGACGAAGCTGGTAATAAAGAAAAGAAGGCACCAGCCAAAGAAGATGAGCCCGCACCATCAGCAAAAGTGGTCAGCTCAGAAAACAAGAATCCTCCAAAACAGGACTTCGACTGGACCAAGTTCGAAGGAGGCATGGATGATTACAGCGACAATGAACGCGATAATCTGGAAAAACTTTATGCGGAAACCCTGAGCGATGTTCAGGAAAGAGAAGTGGTAAAAGGAAAAGTTGTTTCCATTACTGATAAAGATGTGGTGCTGAACATTGGATTCAAATCCGATGGATTGGTTCCGCTTTCTGAATTTAAATACAAGAAAAACCTGCAACCCGGAGATGAGGTAGAGGTGCTTGTCGAAACCAAGGAAGACAAGAACGGCCAGATCATTCTCTCCCACAGGAAGGCCCTGGCCGAAAGTGCATGGGATACGATCGTAGATGCCTATGAGACCGGGAAGATCCTGGAAGGCTACGTGAAAGATCGCACCAAAGGCGGAATGATCGTGGAGGTTATGACCCTGGATTCTTTCATGCCGGGATCGCAGATTGACATAAAACCCATAAAGGATTATGATGCC from Bacteroidia bacterium includes these protein-coding regions:
- a CDS encoding S1 RNA-binding domain-containing protein; amino-acid sequence: MTEDQNKQFHEPSANQPAGDVSADKAKEAKPVKEGTAPAGKAEEETSEEITPTPASEPENEPSENAAEEPTANVSNKEDDAKPAAEPSPEPVKTGATGEAEEKAETPQDEAGNKEKKAPAKEDEPAPSAKVVSSENKNPPKQDFDWTKFEGGMDDYSDNERDNLEKLYAETLSDVQEREVVKGKVVSITDKDVVLNIGFKSDGLVPLSEFKYKKNLQPGDEVEVLVETKEDKNGQIILSHRKALAESAWDTIVDAYETGKILEGYVKDRTKGGMIVEVMTLDSFMPGSQIDIKPIKDYDAFVGQTMDIKVVKLNPAFRNIVVSHKAIIESDMEQQKTEILSKLEKGQVLEGIVKNLTSFGVFVDLGGVDGLVHITDVSWGRINHPEEVLELGEKINVVVLDYDKEKKRISLG